A DNA window from Drosophila virilis strain 15010-1051.87 chromosome 4, Dvir_AGI_RSII-ME, whole genome shotgun sequence contains the following coding sequences:
- the LOC6627476 gene encoding uncharacterized protein isoform X2 produces MDAARTYERYLSARIRVERLDWLLSRGRGLLAQRINRHGRMPAGGRFTPSVGSLSLSCVRIPISKKQSDRCVCDDVKPTTSQKQIKRKDTYASKEYITVSKVQSDRCVCDEPTCAEKGHEKVKVVGKERKKKSERKAKCKCTCKRPVIVVPSKWKYEASPQGKKDNSKMRFKCCLSRDKKKTKTCRSTQKVQPVNCPCQEKLVGAPSKESLRSDRHHSRESRVGSEPVQCTTKCTECEKIPNITIELCLLKKKLEEQIAQEAEQKQQLNVMNNQLKQLCSTVCTLNEKCKGLESEKGKLTKCVCIKKSSAKLICNRNDSTLERKVSSQCQFCKDKKLPVLSSMQYALFKMMGKRCFQDIALTILLRADNVYHVNVRDLETGCVLGCLLVTDAGIKEANTLGIFQEILTFCVIDVRNTINNKEAVFGGINFELVRDHRLTGGNTSSPKTQPEACEVEQCDSPVELCEESPKEQQSSIFCLTDDFKAAYNNSKTFSVSSSPKTSEPQVEAKSNNKNTETKYPVRHIRIISLMESTSPSEYSDDDFPRSKLN; encoded by the exons ATGG ATGCTGCACGCACATATGAACGATATTTGAGTGCCCGAATACGCGTGGAACGACTAGATTGGTTACTTTCAAGAGGTCGTGGTTTGCTTGCACAGAGGATCAATCGCCATGGTCGCATGCCCGCTGGTGGACGCTTTACTCCATCCGTCGGCTCATTGTCCCTTTCGTGCGTTCGTATACCCATCTCCAAAAAGCAGTCTGATAGATGCGTGTGCGATGATGTTAAGCCCACCACTTCTcagaaacaaattaaaagaaagGATACATACGCATCTAAGGAGTATATAACCGTCTCTAAAGTGCAGTCTGATAGATGTGTCTGTGATGAGCCCACCTGCGCAGAGAAAGGACATGAGAAAGTGAAGGTGGTAgggaaagaaagaaagaaaaagtcTGAAAGAAAAGCCAAGTGCAAATGCACTTGCAAGCGTCCAGTTATAGTGGTGCCATCAAAATGGAAATATGAAGCAAGCCCACAAGGCAAAAAAGATAATTCCAAAATGCGCTTCAAATGCTGTTTGTCTAGGGACAAGAAGAAGACTAAGACTTGCCGATCAACACAAAAAGTGCAGCCCGTAAATTGTCCATGTCAAGAAAAATTGGTGGGTGCTCCATCGAAGGAGAGTCTGAGGTCCGACAGGCACCATTCTCGAGAATCGAGAGTAGGATCAGAGCCCGTTCAGTGCACTACAAAGTGCACCGAATGTGAAAAAATACCGAATATAACCATAGAACTATGCTTGTTAAAAAAGAAACTGGAGGAGCAGATCGCGCAAGAAGCagagcagaagcaacaactgAATGTGATGAACAATCAACTAAAGCAGCTCTGTAGCACTGTTTGTACTCTAAATGAAAAGTGCAAGGGTTTGGAGAGTGAGAAGGGAAAGCTGACCAAGTGCGTCTGCATAAAAAAGTCGTCAGCAAAACTTATCTGTAATAGAAATGATTCCACACTGGAGCGCAAAGTCTCGAGCCAGTGTCAGTTTTGCAAGGACAAGAAGCTACCCGTCCTTAGCAGCATGCAGTATGCTCTCTTCAAAATGATGGGCAAGCGTTGCTTTCAAGACATTGCGCTGACGATCCTATTGCGAGCGGACAATGTCTACCATGTGAATGTTAGAGATCTGGAGACTGGCTGTGTACTAGGCTGTTTGCTGGTTACCGATGCGGGCATCAAGGAGGCCAATACTCTGGGTATTTTCCAGGAGATACTCACATTCTGTGTTATCGATGTGCGCAACACGATCAACAACAAGGAAGCCGTCTTTGGTGGCATAAATTTCGAGCTCGTACGTGATCACCGGCTGACTGGAGGGAATACGTCAAGCCCAAAGACGCAGCCGGAAGCCTGTGAGGTGGAGCAGTGCGATTCGCCAGTGGAACTCTGTGAGGAGTCACCCAAGGAGCAGCAGAGTTCGATTTTCTGCTTAACCGATGATTTCAAGGCTGCCTACAACAATTCCAAAACATTTTCTGTTTCTTCTTCACCAAAAACAAGCGAGCCACAGGTCGAGGCTaaaagcaataacaaaa ATACGGAGACTAAATATCCAGTGCGACACATACGAATCATTTCCCTGATGGAATCCACCTCCCCCTCTGAATATAGCGATGACGATTTTCCTCGATCTAAGCTAAACTAA
- the LOC6627476 gene encoding uncharacterized protein isoform X1, whose product MDAARTYERYLSARIRVERLDWLLSRGRGLLAQRINRHGRMPAGGRFTPSVGSLSLSCVRIPISKKQSDRCVCDDVKPTTSQKQIKRKDTYASKEYITVSKVQSDRCVCDEPTCAEKGHEKVKVVGKERKKKSERKAKCKCTCKRPVIVVPSKWKYEASPQGKKDNSKMRFKCCLSRDKKKTKTCRSTQKVQPVNCPCQEKLVGAPSKESLRSDRHHSRESRVGSEPVQCTTKCTECEKIPNITIELCLLKKKLEEQIAQEAEQKQQLNVMNNQLKQLCSTVCTLNEKCKGLESEKGKLTKCVCIKKSSAKLICNRNDSTLERKVSSQCQFCKDKKLPVLSSMQYALFKMMGKRCFQDIALTILLRADNVYHVNVRDLETGCVLGCLLVTDAGIKEANTLGIFQEILTFCVIDVRNTINNKEAVFGGINFELVRDHRLTGGNTSSPKTQPEACEVEQCDSPVELCEESPKEQQSSIFCLTDDFKAAYNNSKTFSVSSSPKTSEPQVEAKSNNKSKPKMSMSETIREINSYSSSLVLTDTETKYPVRHIRIISLMESTSPSEYSDDDFPRSKLN is encoded by the exons ATGG ATGCTGCACGCACATATGAACGATATTTGAGTGCCCGAATACGCGTGGAACGACTAGATTGGTTACTTTCAAGAGGTCGTGGTTTGCTTGCACAGAGGATCAATCGCCATGGTCGCATGCCCGCTGGTGGACGCTTTACTCCATCCGTCGGCTCATTGTCCCTTTCGTGCGTTCGTATACCCATCTCCAAAAAGCAGTCTGATAGATGCGTGTGCGATGATGTTAAGCCCACCACTTCTcagaaacaaattaaaagaaagGATACATACGCATCTAAGGAGTATATAACCGTCTCTAAAGTGCAGTCTGATAGATGTGTCTGTGATGAGCCCACCTGCGCAGAGAAAGGACATGAGAAAGTGAAGGTGGTAgggaaagaaagaaagaaaaagtcTGAAAGAAAAGCCAAGTGCAAATGCACTTGCAAGCGTCCAGTTATAGTGGTGCCATCAAAATGGAAATATGAAGCAAGCCCACAAGGCAAAAAAGATAATTCCAAAATGCGCTTCAAATGCTGTTTGTCTAGGGACAAGAAGAAGACTAAGACTTGCCGATCAACACAAAAAGTGCAGCCCGTAAATTGTCCATGTCAAGAAAAATTGGTGGGTGCTCCATCGAAGGAGAGTCTGAGGTCCGACAGGCACCATTCTCGAGAATCGAGAGTAGGATCAGAGCCCGTTCAGTGCACTACAAAGTGCACCGAATGTGAAAAAATACCGAATATAACCATAGAACTATGCTTGTTAAAAAAGAAACTGGAGGAGCAGATCGCGCAAGAAGCagagcagaagcaacaactgAATGTGATGAACAATCAACTAAAGCAGCTCTGTAGCACTGTTTGTACTCTAAATGAAAAGTGCAAGGGTTTGGAGAGTGAGAAGGGAAAGCTGACCAAGTGCGTCTGCATAAAAAAGTCGTCAGCAAAACTTATCTGTAATAGAAATGATTCCACACTGGAGCGCAAAGTCTCGAGCCAGTGTCAGTTTTGCAAGGACAAGAAGCTACCCGTCCTTAGCAGCATGCAGTATGCTCTCTTCAAAATGATGGGCAAGCGTTGCTTTCAAGACATTGCGCTGACGATCCTATTGCGAGCGGACAATGTCTACCATGTGAATGTTAGAGATCTGGAGACTGGCTGTGTACTAGGCTGTTTGCTGGTTACCGATGCGGGCATCAAGGAGGCCAATACTCTGGGTATTTTCCAGGAGATACTCACATTCTGTGTTATCGATGTGCGCAACACGATCAACAACAAGGAAGCCGTCTTTGGTGGCATAAATTTCGAGCTCGTACGTGATCACCGGCTGACTGGAGGGAATACGTCAAGCCCAAAGACGCAGCCGGAAGCCTGTGAGGTGGAGCAGTGCGATTCGCCAGTGGAACTCTGTGAGGAGTCACCCAAGGAGCAGCAGAGTTCGATTTTCTGCTTAACCGATGATTTCAAGGCTGCCTACAACAATTCCAAAACATTTTCTGTTTCTTCTTCACCAAAAACAAGCGAGCCACAGGTCGAGGCTaaaagcaataacaaaagtAAGCCCAAGATGAGCATGTCCGAGACAATACGAGAAATTAATAGCTATAGTAGTTCCCTTGTGCTGACAGATACGGAGACTAAATATCCAGTGCGACACATACGAATCATTTCCCTGATGGAATCCACCTCCCCCTCTGAATATAGCGATGACGATTTTCCTCGATCTAAGCTAAACTAA
- the LOC6627476 gene encoding uncharacterized protein isoform X3 produces the protein MDAARTYERYLSARIRVERLDWLLSRGRGLLAQRINRHGRMPAGGRFTPSVGSLSLSCVRIPISKKQSDRCVCDDVKPTTSQKQIKRKDTYASKEYITVSKVQSDRCVCDEPTCAEKGHEKVKVVGKERKKKSERKAKCKCTCKRPVIVVPSKWKYEASPQGKKDNSKMRFKCCLSRDKKKTKTCRSTQKVQPVNCPCQEKLVGAPSKESLRSDRHHSRESRVGSEPVQCTTKCTECEKIPNITIELCLLKKKLEEQIAQEAEQKQQLNVMNNQLKQLCSTVCTLNEKCKGLESEKGKLTKCVCIKKSSAKLICNRNDSTLERKVSSQCQFCKDKKLPVLSSMQYALFKMMGKRCFQDIALTILLRADNVYHVNVRDLETGCVLGCLLVTDAGIKEANTLGIFQEILTFCVIDVRNTINNKEAVFGGINFELVRDHRLTGGNTSSPKTQPEACEVEQCDSPVELCEESPKEQQSSIFCLTDDFKAAYNNSKTFSVSSSPKTSEPQVEAKSNNKIPLC, from the exons ATGG ATGCTGCACGCACATATGAACGATATTTGAGTGCCCGAATACGCGTGGAACGACTAGATTGGTTACTTTCAAGAGGTCGTGGTTTGCTTGCACAGAGGATCAATCGCCATGGTCGCATGCCCGCTGGTGGACGCTTTACTCCATCCGTCGGCTCATTGTCCCTTTCGTGCGTTCGTATACCCATCTCCAAAAAGCAGTCTGATAGATGCGTGTGCGATGATGTTAAGCCCACCACTTCTcagaaacaaattaaaagaaagGATACATACGCATCTAAGGAGTATATAACCGTCTCTAAAGTGCAGTCTGATAGATGTGTCTGTGATGAGCCCACCTGCGCAGAGAAAGGACATGAGAAAGTGAAGGTGGTAgggaaagaaagaaagaaaaagtcTGAAAGAAAAGCCAAGTGCAAATGCACTTGCAAGCGTCCAGTTATAGTGGTGCCATCAAAATGGAAATATGAAGCAAGCCCACAAGGCAAAAAAGATAATTCCAAAATGCGCTTCAAATGCTGTTTGTCTAGGGACAAGAAGAAGACTAAGACTTGCCGATCAACACAAAAAGTGCAGCCCGTAAATTGTCCATGTCAAGAAAAATTGGTGGGTGCTCCATCGAAGGAGAGTCTGAGGTCCGACAGGCACCATTCTCGAGAATCGAGAGTAGGATCAGAGCCCGTTCAGTGCACTACAAAGTGCACCGAATGTGAAAAAATACCGAATATAACCATAGAACTATGCTTGTTAAAAAAGAAACTGGAGGAGCAGATCGCGCAAGAAGCagagcagaagcaacaactgAATGTGATGAACAATCAACTAAAGCAGCTCTGTAGCACTGTTTGTACTCTAAATGAAAAGTGCAAGGGTTTGGAGAGTGAGAAGGGAAAGCTGACCAAGTGCGTCTGCATAAAAAAGTCGTCAGCAAAACTTATCTGTAATAGAAATGATTCCACACTGGAGCGCAAAGTCTCGAGCCAGTGTCAGTTTTGCAAGGACAAGAAGCTACCCGTCCTTAGCAGCATGCAGTATGCTCTCTTCAAAATGATGGGCAAGCGTTGCTTTCAAGACATTGCGCTGACGATCCTATTGCGAGCGGACAATGTCTACCATGTGAATGTTAGAGATCTGGAGACTGGCTGTGTACTAGGCTGTTTGCTGGTTACCGATGCGGGCATCAAGGAGGCCAATACTCTGGGTATTTTCCAGGAGATACTCACATTCTGTGTTATCGATGTGCGCAACACGATCAACAACAAGGAAGCCGTCTTTGGTGGCATAAATTTCGAGCTCGTACGTGATCACCGGCTGACTGGAGGGAATACGTCAAGCCCAAAGACGCAGCCGGAAGCCTGTGAGGTGGAGCAGTGCGATTCGCCAGTGGAACTCTGTGAGGAGTCACCCAAGGAGCAGCAGAGTTCGATTTTCTGCTTAACCGATGATTTCAAGGCTGCCTACAACAATTCCAAAACATTTTCTGTTTCTTCTTCACCAAAAACAAGCGAGCCACAGGTCGAGGCTaaaagcaataacaaaa TTCCCTTGTGCTGA